The Gossypium hirsutum isolate 1008001.06 chromosome A03, Gossypium_hirsutum_v2.1, whole genome shotgun sequence genome contains the following window.
aagttacaaatgtgttaaaatctaattacatatatttaggttatatttaaatatttaaattatagtttatatattctaattaaattttataaataattaatatttattacttaaaaatatttaaaatttatatttcatatattaaaatattaacaacaagttataataaattatttttatattcttattaaaatataataatattaactaatttgagtattatttaaatgcatatttgttacttgataataccGTATATAAAactgacattttatttctcaaaagtactttttgacaacaatactaaaCATTCaaatcttaaaccaaacttttcaaaagcacttttctataacactttttaaaagcacttttcaaaagtattgcTAAATTAGCCATTAATCTCATGAGGAAACTTCCATAGATGTGTTAAAAGAGATAAAAACAAGAGTTacggttttgggtttttaaggaGTTAAGGTAAGAGATGATGAAATTATCATGtcatacatgtttattttcattAACTAGCATAGAAAGTtacataattttagttttaacttataaatgatatatgtttttatatgaaattgaagagaaagaaaagaaatgaaaggaTCAAGTTGAAGAAAAAGGTAAAGAGAAGGCCAATGagtgagaagaaaagaaaatacatCATCTCaattattttgttataaatactgtaagattttaatttaatttatttaaatacttatattGTAATATGAAATTACTTAGGGtagaaatgaatatatatatttataaatagatattaaataaagggttaaattataaaattatgagattttaaataGGATTATAGGGGAAGAATATGAAATAGTATATTTGTTTGAAATGTTGTGAAAGCAATATACATGTGAAAAAGATCCGATacatgtgatttatttattaaggattaaattgtgaaataggaaaaatataggtatcgataccttaagcTTAGGTATCGGTATTATTGCTCGGATAAGAAGAAATAAATTCGAGTGCGTTGAAGAGCGCTAAGAAGAGTAGAGTTGGGTAAGGTTTTTTTGGTAAttctaaacaaaaaaataataatgaacgACATAGTGATGCTACCCTAACTTGGCTTCTTCGCCTAgcctataaaacagaaaaatggATCTCCGTTTGTGCTTATATCGCCAGAAAAAGATGAGGAGCTCAACAAAGGACCTGAACAGCAATATTCCCAATCATGACAAACGACCTAGCTTCTTCAAGCTAATCACACATGATACCAATGCCAACCATAGCTGGGTAccttcttttttttgttcttttttttttcttataaatgcTATGAACTGCTGGTTATGGTGATTATGTTCAGTTTCAATGTCTTAAAAAACCAGTTTCACTATttgtttaatcttttttttttctttttctgttttatactctctctctctctctctttttattattACAGAGAATCCCACCAGCTTTTGTTTCAACTCATTTACCAAAAGAAGTACCCATTGAAGCCATTTTCAAAGGTCCTTCAGGTGATTGTTGGAACATCACACTGTGTCGAAATAAAGGAAACATGGTAATCCAATATGGTTGGGACCAATTTCACAAAGACCATTCACTGGGAGACAATGATTTATTGGTTTTTTGACACAATGGGAACATGTGTTTCGATGTCCAGATTTTCGACAAAACCGGTGTCGAAAGGGAGACTGGCCCGATGACCGGTAAACACCGAGGCTTTAGTGTAGAAATCAAGGAAGAAGATGATGCCAACCGAAAGAACACACCATGCCCTCCAGTATGTAAAAAAAAGCCAAGGAAAGCATTGTAAAGCAGCTATTGATTTCAGTTCTAAGTTCCCTTATTTCAAGCGTTGTTTAACAAGGTGCAATGTGGAGCATCCATCCCACtggtatgatttacatatatgctTAATATTCGCATTACATTATTATGACTACGTTTTGATAAGTGGCTGATATTTATGGGTTTTTTTGGCAGAGCGTGCCATCTTCATTTGCCAAGGCACAATATCTTCCAGAAACCAAGAAGGAATTTACTTTCTCGGCCACCAAACAGGGATATTGGAAGGTGGGTTTTGTGTGCATGAAATGGACAAGGTTTTCTCCCATATGGTTGGTGCAAGTTTGTAAGGGATAACGAGATGAAGGTGGGTAACACTTGTGTTTTTGAGCTGTGGCTCCTCAAAAAATCGAAGCCCATATTTTCCACAAGTATGATCTGTAATGTGTAAGGTGATATCCTATTGGGATTTCGTGGGATAGTTTTTAAATCAGTAGTTAAAACccctttatttatatatatatatatatgcttgttGAGAAGAGATGGATCCGAAAGCGTAGCTAGAGTGGTACCATATACTTTAATAATTCCACTAAAAGGTGTACACAGTTCTTCACAGAAGAGGGACAAAATTCTCTCGAGAGACATAATATCTTTCATTATTGAGGGATCGAGTCTATATCTTCGTTGACTACACTTTAAAAACTTCTCTCGAACAAGCAAATCCCTTTAACCTCGTGCTTTTTAACTGTTATGATTAAAAATATGAACTCTAAAAAGTATACACATTTATGTCAATAACCATCTCATTCACGATTTTAGAAGTTATATTCAACTCTCTTAAAAACCTTTCatctttttattataaaaatatcatggaGATCCTTATATTAGAAGTTAGATTGGATTTTGTCTTCTGTTAAAAAAGGAAATCaatctttttgttaaaaaattcattcatttttacgATTAAAATTGGTTTTTGTACGTTAACATGAGGTGTGTATGTGGCACATCACATGTAACTGTTTGATTATTCTATTAACCATGCtagtttttaattataaaaattgaagagTAAATATACATTTTGGCACCTAAACTTGGTTTTACTGTTTAAATTGGTATCTAATGGTTTTTTTGTACAATTAAGTACCTAAACTTGGCCTTAATGTTCAAATAGGtgcctaaacttttttttatctagTTAGGTGTATGAACTTGGCTTTTTGGTTCAAATTAGTAATTGAACTTGACTTCATAATTCAAATTGGTTCAAATAAATCATTTACTGTAAGtactaatttggacaaaaaagtAAAGTTTAGGTACTAATTTGAACCAAGAAGCTaagttcaagtacctaattggaccaaaataaactttagataccaaattgaaccttaaagcaaaattcaagtaccaaaatgtatattTACCTAAAAATCTAACATAATATTTTTGAACTAAATAATCACAGTATAAACATAAGGTAAAGCCAGAAATAATGTGATAAGAGAtgatataaaactaaaaaaaaaaaattgatggagtcaaatcttaaaagaaattattaaaatagctTAAATTAAATTGCACACTTTTGAGAAGGGCATAAAATGCAAATATTctatttaaataaaatctaaaaagaataaaattgagCAATTTACATTTGGGAGGCACTAAAATTAAAACTATACCATTCATCCAAATAGACCCAAGCCTTCCCTTTCCCCTACCCTCTGCTTATAAAAATAGAGAGATGAAGTTAACTTAAATTATATGAACTGAATATTAAATTGAGCCATAATAGAGggattaaaaccaaaatttaacccTTGGAAAAGATTGCCTATTTTGATTTCTCCATTTTTACTGTGCATGTGATTCTGGGTGTGGTCCCCATTTATGATAGCTTAACACGTGTCCAAAATATTTGACTTCTAAATGAATGAGACAAATAAAAAGATATGAGACTTGCTGGAGTGGACAAACTTcgttttcccttttccttttttgACTCACTGCACTTTTTCTGTATTTGCAGAGTGTCCAACTCAGTTACCACACTGAGTTCAACCATACTCGGTGAATTAATGGGTCCTCCACTTCCTTAAAAATTTAGTCCCCTactattcatattttaaaattcaggtccaataattaaaattgttaaaattatttttttaaattcagatTCATGACAACGTCatcgaattattattttttttaattttaaaatgtcacaccagtaaatttaacaaaaaaataacaatgttaataattggatttgaattttgaaatctgaaaagtagagagactaaattcctaaaaataaaagtataaagactgAATTTCAAGTTTGTGAAGAGTACAAAgaattatgacatattttaacttataaataatGAAAGACATAACTAAA
Protein-coding sequences here:
- the LOC121222248 gene encoding uncharacterized protein, producing the protein MDLRLCLYRQKKMRSSTKDLNSNIPNHDKRPSFFKLITHDTNANHSWRIPPAFVSTHLPKEVPIEAIFKGPSGDCWNITLCRNKGNMIFDKTGVERETGPMTGKHRGFSVEIKEEDDANRKNTPCPPVCKKKPRKAL